Proteins encoded together in one Triticum dicoccoides isolate Atlit2015 ecotype Zavitan chromosome 7B, WEW_v2.0, whole genome shotgun sequence window:
- the LOC119338242 gene encoding protein SEEDLING PLASTID DEVELOPMENT 1-like codes for MPPPPPPPVHLRLRVSITPPHPLPLPYSRRFSSATSGLATARHLSLRRGSRRRAPVCAARSEAAGAEGFDEELGRLLELLPGELRQRVEDHPELPALVEVVMDLGRPPLARFPSGDFLLSHRPISFDDLRQATAKVGDFGGDNRAGISRTLHRISAIRNRQGDIVGLTCRVGRAVPGSANLLQDLVKDGGSLLLIGPPGVGKTTVIREIARMLADDYDKRVMIVDTSNEIGGDGDIPHPGIGNARRLQVPNQEMQHKVLIEAVENHMPQAIVIDEIGTKLEAMAASTIAQRGIQLVASAHGVTIENLTMNPSLDMLVGGIQSVTLGDEEASRRRVQKTVLERKGPSTFAYAVEIVSKTELRVHRSLEATVDALLAGRMPNVEIRKLGSTGSVQQEVSVQKDQFRRAPYEIASQSEVASLSNARTSLDSAFNLDSANGHIENSNVSEAAFNLYAYGISEEIALQAIKQLELEEMITLTYNISEADAVIALQSKLKKNSQIQAVLKSEDIPVFFAKTNSLVQITRALRVLVDDHVDGLIDVEDKEEVRSSEETDALEEARLAVEQVVIPKGESVQLLPRPSTIISSQVNLVESFNLKWEITGQEPNACLRILPQFADREVGSASEQESAPGLTDSDSSSDGMDYTQSGVARLPFLPE; via the exons atgccgccaccgccgccgccgccggtccacctccgcctccgggtcTCCATCACCCCGCCCCACCCGCTCCCTCTCCCCTACTCCCGCCGCTTCTCCTCCGCCACGTCTGGCCTAGCCACCGCCCGCCACCTCTCCCTCCGCCGCGGCAGCCGGCGCCGCGCCCCCGTGTGCGCCGCGCGGAGCGAGGCCGCGGGGGCGGAGGGGTTCGACGAGGAGCTCGGAAGGCTCCTGGAGCTGCTCCCCGGGGAGCTGCGGCAGCGGGTGGAGGACCACCCGGAGCTCCCCGCGCTGGTGGAGGTGGTCATGGACCTCGGCCGGCCCCCGCTCGCGCGCTTCCCCTCCGGCGACTTCCTCCTCTCCCACCGCCCCATATCCTTCGACGACCTCCGCCAGGCCACTGCGAAG GTTGGGGACTTTGGAGGTGACAATCGTGCCGGGATTAGCCGCACGCTGCACCGGATCAGCGCGATCAGGAACAGGCAGGGAGACATTGTGGGACTGACCTGCCGCGTCGGGAGGGCTGTGCCCGGAAGTGCTAATTTGCTTCAGGATTTGGTGAAGGATGGTGGGTCGTTGCTGCTCATCGGCCCACCAGGGGTGGGGAAGACAACTGTCATAAG AGAAATTGCACGAATGCTAGCAGATGATTACGACAAGCGGGTGATGATTGTTGATACATCCAATGAGATAGGTGGAGATGGTGATATTCCTCACCCAGGAATAGGCAATGCCCGTAGGTTGCAAGTGCCCAACCAAGAAATGCAGCATAAG GTGTTGATAGAAGCTGTGGAGAATCACATGCCTCAGGCAATCGTCATCGATGAAATTGGAACTAAGCTAGAGGCTATGGCTGCTAGCACCATTGCACAGCGGGGGATACAACTTGTTGCCTCCGCTCATGGTGTAACAATAGAGAATCTGACCATGAATCCTTCACTAGATATGCTTGTAGGAGGAATACAG AGCGTCACCCTTGGCGATGAAGAAGCAAGCAGGAGAAGGGTACAAAAAACTGTCCTAGAGCGCAAGGGCCCATCAACATTTGCATATGCTGTAGAGATCGTGTCGAAAACTGAGTTACGTGTCCATCGTAGCCTGGAAGCTACAGTAGATGCTCTGCTTGCAG GTAGAATGCCTAATGTTGAAATTCGTAAGTTAGGTTCAACCGGCTCGGTGCAGCAGGAAGTTTCTGTGCAGAAGGATCAATTTCGTCGTGCTCCTTACGAAATTGCGTCTCAATCTGAAGTTGCTTCCTTAAGTAATGCAAGAACAAGCTTGGACTCTGCATTTAATCTTGATTCTGCCAACGGACATATAGAGAACTCTAATGTGTCTGAGGCAGCCTTCAATCTCTATGCTTATGGG ATATCCGAGGAAATTGCCTTGCAAGCGATTAAACAACTGGAGCTGGAGGAAATGATTACTTTGACTTATAATATCAGTGAAGCTGATGCAGTGATTGCTTTGCAATCGAAGCTCAAGAAGAATTCTCAGATTCAGGCTGTGTTGAAATCTGAAGATATACCGGTTTTCTTCGCTAAG ACGAACTCCCTGGTGCAAATTACCCGGGCACTTCGCGTCCTTGTCGATGATCACGTGGATGGGTTGATCGATGTTGAAGATAAGGAGGAAGTAAGATCGTCTGAGGAAACCGATGCTTTGGAG GAAGCAAGATTGGCAGTCGAGCAGGTAGTGATCCCGAAAGGGGAGAGCGTGCAGCTCCTGCCTAGACCATCGACCATCATCTCCTCCCAAGTAAACCTCGTCGAAAGCTTCAACCTCAAGTGGGAAATCACAGGCCAGGAGCCAaacgcgtgcctgaggatccttccGCAGTTCGCGGACAGGGAAGTAGGTTCTGCCTCGGAGCAAGAGTCCGCACCCGGGCTCACAGATTCAGATAGCAGCTCCGATGGCATGGACTATACACAGAGCGGCGTCGCCAGGCTACCCTTCCTCCCGGAGTAG